From Xiphophorus couchianus chromosome 23, X_couchianus-1.0, whole genome shotgun sequence, one genomic window encodes:
- the nipsnap3a gene encoding protein NipSnap homolog 3A, producing the protein MLKLFGSLRPSAALFRTAAAAAQPSACLATGPQQEQRTFYEFRTYSIRPDQNSVFLKLTNEKIHLRTAHSQLIGYWTVEYGGLNKVFHIWQYDSYSQRAAVRAALAQDPSWISEYICKALPLLTAQDNEVSYLVPWSRLKSPPQQGGVFELATFRMRPGGPAVWGGAFQAAMSAHDAPGYGKLLGAFHSEFGLLNRVHALWWFESADHRAECRHKAHTDARVVAAVRNSVAHLDSQRNQLMFPCTFSPMK; encoded by the exons ATGTTGAAGCTGTTCGGTTCTTTGAGGCCTTCAGCGGCCCTGTTcagaactgctgctgctgctgctcag CCCAGCGCCTGCCTGGCCACCGGACCCCAGCAGGAGCAGAGAACCTTCTACGAGTTCAGAACCTACAGCATCCGTCCAGACCAGAACTCGGTCTTCCTCAAGCTGACCAATGAGAAGATCCACCTGCGCACCGCCCACTCTCAGCTGATTGGCTACTGGACCGTGGAGTACGGCGGCCTCAACAAGGTCTTCCATATATGGCAGTATG ACAGTTACTCCCAGCGGGCAGCTGTGCGGGCAGCCCTGGCTCAGGACCCCTCCTGGATCTCAGAGTACATCTGTAAGGCCTTACCGCTGCTGACGGCGCAGGACAATGAGGTTTCCTACCTGGTGCCCTGGAGCCGCCTGAAGAGCCCCCCCCAGCAGGGAG GTGTGTTTGAGTTGGCGACCTTCCGGATGCGTCCTGGGGGCCCTGCGGTTTGGGGCGGGGCCTTCCAGGCGGCCATGTCGGCTCATGACGCTCCGGGGTACGGGAAGCTGCTGGGGGCGTTCCACAGCGAGTTCGGACTGCTGAACCGAG TTCACGCCCTCTGGTGGTTCGAGAGCGCCGACCATCGAGCCGAATGTCGACACAAGGCTCACACTGACGCCAGAGTGGTTGCAGCAG TCAGGAACAGCGTCGCCCACCTGGACTCTCAGAGAAACCAGCTCATGTTCCCCTGTACGTTCTCCCCCATGAAGTAA
- the noa1 gene encoding nitric oxide-associated protein 1, with product MLKLLQVSFRRQVWRSVCSAAAGEAATRGAAAAARRVGVRSCTVDPNLAEQFVFLDCAGLEEEPDEEQQLRVASGSGSGFGSGSDRQDRTHLRALEGQLQVLRGGASQGAGPDSFMEFQDEDFPLDERLIKSQKKKKRKGAEPKGEHRVFGTADAGVAVSDTSCSGCGALLHCAAADLPGFLPSEKFKVLMAAGKLGGATCQRCHLLTHHHKALHLQLTRDQYRDVVRRVRARKALVLLVVDLLDLPGSLVLDLPDLVGTNKQVVVLGNKVDLLPADAPNYLQRLKRHLAWCCQDAGFGPQVADLHLISAKTGFGLEALVSALQRSWSYKGDVFLVGGANAGKSTLFNALLESDYCRSAAVGALRRATISPWPGTTLELLKFPITNPTPYRMFRRQNRLKEALQQTEAELPADELRRLQRLGRHGYLVGRVGQTFRSGGSRSDEIQFDPDSLAFGEDGGSQKEAAVGSHDKPSANDLKDAHWLYDTPGILRERDVLQLLQDQEVRFVVPTRAIVPRTFVLKPGMTLFVGALARIDFLQGRKSCWFSVLASSQVPVHVTGLEKAASVYERHAGHALLGVPAGGSERMQRFPALVPQDFNLEGRGYLEAAADITLSSAGWVAVTAMSGERVELRVHGPEAAGFGLRTPPLLPHVASLKGERLRKSAAYKPLRAAGQVHGLKPSRN from the exons atgctgaagctgctgcaggtGAGTTTCCGCCGCCAGGTGTGGAGGAGCGTCTGCTCCGCGGCGGCAGGTGAGGCGGCGACGCGCGGAGCCGCGGCAGCGGCCAGGAGGGTCGGAGTCCGGAGCTGCACCGTGGATCCGAACCTGGCGGAACAGTTCGTGTTCCTGGACTGTGCAG GTCTGGAGGAGGAGCCTgatgaggagcagcagctccgCGTcgcctctggttctggttctgggttcGGGTCCGGTTCTGACCGTCAGGACCGGACCCACCTGAGGGCACTGGAGGGGCAGCTGCAGGTGCTGAGGGGCGGAGCCTCGCAGGGGGCGGGGCCAGACTCCTTCATGGAGTTCCAGGATGAGGACTTCCCGCTGGACGAGCGCCTCATAAAGtcccagaagaagaagaagaggaaggggGCGGAGCCTAAGGGCGAGCACCGCGTGTTTGGGACGGCGGATGCAGGCGTTGCAGTCAGCGACACCAGCTGCTCCGGCTGCGGCGCCCTGCTGCACTGCGCCGCCGCCGACCTGCCCGGCTTCCTGCCCAGCGAGAAGTTCAAGGTTCTGATGGCGGCGGGGAAACTGGGCGGAGCCACCTGCCAGCGCTGCCACCTGCTCACCCACCACCACAAGGCGCTGCACCTGCAGCTGACCCGGGACCAGTACCGGGACGTGGTGCGGCGGGTCCGGGCACGGAAGGCCCTGGTGCTGCTGGTTGTGGACCTGCTGGACCTGCCGGgctctctggttctggacctaCCGGACCTGGTGGGCACCAACAAGCAAGTGGTGGTTCTGGGCAACAAGGTGGACCTGCTGCCCGCCGACGCGCCCAACTACCTGCAGCGCCTGAAGCGGCACCTGGCGTGGTGCTGCCAGGACGCCGGGTTCGGGCCGCAGGTGGCCGACCTCCACCTGATCAGCGCCAAGACGGGCTTCGGGCTGGAGGCGCTGGTCTCCGCCCTGCAGCGCTCCTGGAGCTACAAGGGCGATGTCTTCCTGGTGGGCGGAGCCAATGCTGGCAAGTCCACGCTGTTCAACGCGCTGCTGGAGTCCGACTACTGCCGGTCCGCGGCCGTCGGCGCCCTGCGCCGGGCCACCATCTCCCCCTGGCCCG GGACCACTCTGGAGCTGCTGAAATTCCCCATCACCAACCCGACTCCTTACCGCATGTTCCGGCGCCAGAACCGCCTGAAGGAGGCGCTGCAGCAGACGGAGGCAGAGCTACCGGCCGACGAGCTGCGGCGGCTGCAAAGGCTCGGTCGCCATGGATACCTAGTGG GTCGGGTCGGCCAGACGTTCCGGTCCGGTGGATCCAGAAGCGACGAGATCCAGTTTGATCCAGACAGCCTGGCGTTTGGCGAAGACGGAGGATCACAGAAGGAAG ctgccGTCGGGTCACATGACAAGCCGAGTGCCAACGATCTGAAAGACGCCCACTGGCTGTACGACACGCCGGGAAtcctgagagagagagac GTCCTCCAGCTGCTTCAGGACCAGGAAGTCCGGTTTGTGGTTCCGACCCGGGCCATCGTTCCCCGGACCTTCGTCCTGAAACCCGGAATGACTCTGTTTGTCGGAGCGCTGGCCCGGATCGACTTCCTGCAG GGCAGGAAGTCCTGCTGGTTTTCTGTTCTGGCCTCCAGTCAGGTCCCAGTTCACGTCACCGGTCTGGAGAAAGCCGCCAGCGTCTACGAGCGACACGCCGGCCACGCCCTGCTGGGG GTGCCTGCAGGCGGGTCGGAGAGGATGCAGCGTTTTCCTGCGTTGGTTCCTCAGGACTTCAATCTGGAGGGTCGAGGTTACCTGGAGGCTGCTGCTGACATCACGCTGTCATCGGCAG GTTGGGTTGCTGTGACGGCGATGTCAGGCGAGCGGGTGGAGCTGCGGGTTCACGGCCCGGAGGCAGCTGGTTTCGGCCTGCGGACGCCGCCGCTGCTGCCTCACGTCGCTTCGCTGAAAGGAGAGCGGCTCCGAAAGTCGGCCGCCTACAAACCGCTGAGGGCCGCCGGCCAGGTCCACGGCCTGAAGCCCAGCAGGAACTGA